The genome window TCTCGCCACCGGGTCCCTAAACAAGAAAAACAGGGTTGGGGTTTAAACCTTTATtcaggtaaaaaaacaaacagcagTAGGGTATGATCCTCTTATTCCTTATTACTACTAAAAAGAATATAGACATATTCATTGCggtttataattaaatttaccaCAGCTGCAACCATTACTGTAACCCTTATCATTGCATAGtgcattataaccatcatcacaAATAATAATCAGAATCAGCAATCACCATGATTGTTTTCTTCTAAAACACCAGAATCAATGTCAATGTCATCATTATCGCAAAGGTACACATTTCACATATAAAACTGACATGCGTCTTCAATGGTTAACATGTATGAAAAAGTCATCCAATAGATGTATTTTAAGTGCTCTATGAGGATTTCGTTTTTCATAATGGCCtttaaattgacatattttttacGCTAAGGACATTACCGGGGGTCCAGGAGGTCCAGGGCGGCCGTCAGATCCAGAGGGCCCAGAAATACCCTGCAAATGTTGAGTCACGCATATGAGTTGCCATTTAATGTTCACTTCATCTTATGTAATTGTGCTTTTTTTTTCAAGGTAAAAATAGGTACAAGCATACAAGTGCAAACATTAAAACGACGGCTATTCACTAATCTAATCACAATAACAATGTGGGTTGTACCGAATACATACCCTGGGGCCGGTCGGTCCAACTGGGCCCATCAGGCCTACTGCTCCCtgaaattaaacataaatgaatgttTGTGTCACAAGATTCATGCAAACACAAGAACATTGTCATTTAAAGCGaacataaatttgtttttatgacGTATAAACCCGTCAATTAGAGAACACATTTTCAACcagaaaataaaaacatgtgtattaCAAATTTGTCGCATAGTGTTTATAAATTGATTgtcgtaaataaaataaaatataatgaataaatatgagAATAAAAACGTTAAAACGCAAATGCGCATCTACCGGCGCTCCCTGCTCTCCGCGCTCGCCTTCCGGTCCCCTCTCGCCGTCTTTTCCGGTCGGGCCTGGATTTCCAGGGGCTCCGGGAGTTCCCTGCAAGCCTGGCATACCCTGCAAGGTCAACGGAAGTCATGAAGGAAAGGattcaaaataattaatgtaaCTTATTGAGACGTAAATTGTAGCTGTCAGTTCAACAATGTTgagtaaatataaaacattcaagaAACCGTAAAGAGTTATGTATTACAACATGTAATAATATTACGTCATCAGTTATTTTGATTAGGATACGAATTTCTGTGAGGGGCTTTCTTTAAGCCTCGCGCTACTGATCTCAATTCTCTTCGCCATGCTTCGTCAACATCACTATGGTCACAACACAGATTGGCACATGTTTTCATGGCATAAATTTATACGTAATTAAACTACGTCATCAACTTACAGGCTCGCCTTGGTTACCGGGTGGGCCTGGCGGTCCAGAAGCTCCGATGGGTCCCTGAAAACAAGTACATACTGATGTATAGTAGAATGTCGTTACACAATCAATGGACCgattaaatttgataataaatctAAGATTTAGCGATAATTGATCAATAGAAAATCTAGAAGACTGTAATGACAGGTGTTTCATACTCTATTTCCGGGTGCGCCTGCTAGACCAGGAAGACCTCGTTCGCCGGAGTTTCCTGGGGCTCCACGCATACCTGGCTCACCGTCACCTCCGGGTAGTCCATCCTTACCCTATGTACAACATAAAACCATTATAAGTAATGTtgaataaataaatttcattacaaACGAAACTAATTTATATGTCATTGAACAAATTGAGTCTTAGTTCATACAAGAATAATACTACTTTTAACCTCGAGATCATTTGTGAACAAAGTAGCTTCGCATTGTAATAGTAATTCATAATCATAGACCAATAcaaaatgcaaaacataaaaaaCGTACAGCTTCTCCTTTAGCTCCGGCGGCTCCGGGGTTCCAGAGAGTCCGGGTGGTCCCTGGGGTCCGGGGAATCCTGTGGCGCCGGGCTGTCCGCTGGGGCCCTGGTCTCCTTTACTTCCGGGTTCGCCATCTGTACCGGGCGGTCCTGGTGGTCCGGGTTCTCCTGGCTGGCCGGGACTTCCGTTCTGTCCGTCAGGTCCTGGGAGACCAGTAGATCCGCGTGATCCGGGTTGTCCAGCATCACCCTATGGGAGAGAATCGCCACCGAAGCGGAAATTGATGTCAAACCAACAAAGTTCGTCACTTTTAGAGCCAGAAAGTCTTATCAACTCAACGCGAACCAtccataataaatttaaattagtaTAGAAGTTCTGATGACAACGATGTGTTAGGTTTCGGTTACTGTATGTTTACCTTAGCGCCTGATGCACCAGGGAAGCCAGGAGGACCTGGGGGTCCGATGTTGCCCGGGGCTCCACGCTCGCCAATCTTTCCGTCAGTACCGGGCAATCCCTTGAACCAACATCAATCAGAAATGTTTAAACACCAATGTGAAAACATAACTAAATAATCTGTCCACATAAACCCTAATttcaaaatatcataaatatactTGTTTAGcaatataaacaaattaacatatttttgtggTTAAAATTTAGACAGCACATGCCATTTATTATTGACATTCGATTTTAAATTCAACAAAACGtgcaaattcaataaaaaaaaattgtctaaTACATACAGGTGCTCCGGGTGATCCATCGCGTCCTCTCTCGCCTATTGCTCCAGCCGCTCCCATGGGGCCGGGACCGCCAGGGGCTCCGACTGCACCCACCTCTCCCTTGTCACCGGGACGACCGTCCTCACCGCGTTGTCCGGGTCTGCCAGGCATTCCCTGGAGGTGGGAGAAATGCATGTTAATTCACTGAGTAGAAGTGTACTTAAAATTGTAGGACAACGTTTGTACTAAATAATGAAGATTCGTGCGTCTTTTACACTCTGAAGCGATTGAACGCAATTGGACGAAGAGCAGATGACGTAAGGAGTAGTGcacttaaatgttttgaaaaggaCTTGTAGAGATTTTAAAGTTCCATTTGTCACTATTGATGTTTGTGTTATTGGAGCAATGGAACAATaagattaaaataataattacgcataaaattggtgtgtttggACCGTTGACATTTGAACGACTTTTAGTGTGTCTATACCTGAATATAAAAGGTGGACCAGTAAAGTTTGACATAAACATAATTCTTAAGTAAAGATCTGGTATAAATTAATTGTAGtacatttatataaaacgtgGAAAGTGATTAGTTTCAACATCAAGCAGTGAGTACAGGTATACATGACATATATGTAGATCTGTTCAAAGAAACACTGTATGCCACAGGATGTGACAtaccggtaattataacccgacgtatatattaatttaggaggggggggggggggctatttaAACGAAGAATGTACAATATACAAGAGtgtaaaacatatacaaattgaaagCAGAAATGAATACTCGTGACACAtgaccttgaattgtgacctCAAGCTTTCACCCAGGATCACAAGAATTGCATATGACAAATCCAATGGTAATGAAACCTTTAACAAACATGTTTGAAGTATTTATCTATATTCTAAGTTCTCTGATTCATTTCAATGAACTCACTGTCAATAAGATTCGAATGCGACAGGAAGATACTTACAACGTGTCCCTTTGGTCCGGGCAGTCCGGGGATACCTGGCCGGCCCGCGTCACCCTGGAAACAGTAACATTACCAGTGTAAATAGGATCTTTAAGATTGCAATACGTATAACAAAACTTTTCGGTGCACTTTCAATTTCTATTAATTTAAACCTGTGTTTTTGCTCGAGTGCATAGATCGCCTATGGTTTATTTAAAACGCTCACGATCCGATTCCTGGAacaccagtacttggtgtctatggggaatctaaagaacgctccccgACAGTGGGGATCGAATACGTTACCTCCCGATCGCAAAGCGGACACAATATGCACTACTACACTGCAacctattattattaaaaaccaaACAATAAATAAGACACTTTCAGATTCCATTAAAACGAGCTTCATATCCCCCTTTATTATATAATAACCCCATATATTAAAGCTGCGATTTTCCATCTCCTTTAATAATTATCAACAACTATATACCCACTGTGTCATATCACCCGTTTGTTTACTCACTGGGTTGCCTGTTGGACCTGGTGGTCCGGTCTCTCCCGTCATGCCTTCGTCTCCCTGTCAACATACAACGGAATGTGATCGTGATGTCTTTACTAAGTTATGCACACAATTACGAGCCGTACATGGACTTAACTAGACATAACAACGCACAacgaacatttattttttgtcaatatttttgtCTGAAGACATGCCAACCTATCAGATGCCTACAATTGGGTCAGATATTTGTTGATATTGGACGATTGATCTTTCTGTTTCATGAGATAACAACCAATATTAATGATAATGACGTCACACTTACGTCATTTCCTGGTGGTCCGATCGGTCCCGGAAGTCCACGTGGTCCAGCGGGACCCTGAAGGAGAGGAGCTAAAAGTTACATCAGCTCTCTTAAAGCCACAGTACTCTGGTTTGCACAGTGTAATTATATTTATACTCGTATTTAAAGTAATTCAACAAACTTTGATGAACATTTAATGTAAAGACAAAGAATATACAAGTTTATTTGCTTGTCTGTGAAAGCATTGTCACTCCGGGGACGCTTTCACTCGGTTTTGCATGAAACAGCACGCTCTTTCAATTTTGTGATGTATTTTCGATAAATGTCAATTATTATCTCGTAATTCTAGAAATTGAATAAGTGATACGCCGTTCAACGCCGTATTCGATAATGATAGATCTACTTTAAAAGGGCCGATACGTGCGTTGTTGTATTGGGTAAGATATTACAGACAAGTGTACGTACGGATTGTCCGGGTTCTCCGGTCTCTCCACGGGGGCCGGGGAAGCCCTGGGGGCCCTGTAAACAAGAGTCgctcataaacattcattaaacCATTGAGAATTTTCTACCACTGTGAAACATTCTTTCTGTTATACCTGCTGGCTTTGGTGTTGTAGTAAATATATTCACCGTGTTGCATAAATGAGCAACATAAATATTTGTcgaattagttttttttcatCCATGCGCAATATGCATTCGAAACTGCTTTATAAATCCGACATCCTAATGTATACACTCAAACTGCTTTATAAATCCGACATCCTAATGTATACACTCAAACTGCTTTATAAATCCGACATCCTAATGTATACACTCAAACTGCTTTATAAATCCGACATCCTAATGTATACACTCAAACTGCTTTATAAATCCGACATCCTAATGTTTACACTCAAACTGCTTTATAAATCCGACATCCTAATGTATACACTCAAAGGTCTAAACTGCTTTATAAATCCGACATCCTAATGTATACACTCAAAGGTCTACACTGCTTTATAAATCCGACATCCTAATGTATACACTCAAAGGTTTAAACTGCTTTATAAATCCGACATCCTAATGTATACACTCAAAGGTCTAAACTGCTTTATAAATCCGACATCCTAATGTATACACTCAAAGGTTTAAACTGCTTTATAAATCCGACATCCTAATGTATACACTcaaaggtttaaactaacaaataAGCTGAGCACAAGCGACGAATATAGTCCTAAGATTTCAGTCTATCCGGACATTGTGGGCGAGTACTTACCGGCTGACCTGGGGATCCAGCAGGGCCTCTGGGTCCAGGAACGCCCTGAAGTAACCACAGAATTTATGTTACACTACACTAATACAATGCAATAATAAAGCACGTGTTAAGCTTAGATAAAGTTTGTACTGTAAATAGGTATACATGTTCTTCCTCAAACATTACTAAACCCATTAAAAAACATAATGCTAACTCGTAGAATACATAACGTTTAAATGCCCTATAAGAAACACTGTATATATCTTACAGTTCTTTCACTTGTGCGATAACAAAGAGTGCGTTGAATTGTGGTCACTGGAAAGCGgttatgaccttgaacttacagCTGACAATATGTGTGGTCCATACTTACAGCGGACTATATTTTTGGTCCAAACTTACAGCGGGCATCATTTGTGGCCCATAATTACAGCTGACATCATGTGTGGTCCATACTTACAGCGGACTATATTTTTGGTCCAAACTTACAGCGGGCATCATTTGTGGCCCATAATTACAGCTGACATCATGTGTGGTCCATACTTACAGTGGACTATATTTTTGGTCCAAACTTACAGCGGGCATCATTTGTGGTCCATATTTACAGCTGACAACAAGTGTGGTCCATACTTACAACGGACTATATTTTTTTGGTCCAAACTTACAGCGGGCATCATTTGTGGCCCTTATTTTCAGCTGACAACATGTGTTATCGATACTTGAGGACTATATATTTGGTCCCAACTTACAGCGGGCATCATTTGTGGCCGATAATCCATATTTACATCGGACATCACTTTTGGTCCATACTTACAGCGGACATCATTTGTGGTCCAAACTGGTTTCCATGCTGCCAATTAGGACCAGCCTTCTCGTCCTAAAATAAAGACAATGTAATAAACTATCATGCACAAAATTTTGTTATAAATGATGCAAAATGTTATATAGTTTTTGAAGTAATGTTTATGAGCGTCGAGcagcattttaacaaattgtattgtacatgtataaGGATTGTAATTGAAATAACCCCcatagtttgttttttaaattttcataatgaaataaatctattaagtacttaatataaaacattataatagtAGTCCCGTTTCTATAAATAACCGCTTTATCATTACTCAGTTAAGCacttaatataaaacattataaaagtaGTCACGTTTTAATAAAAACCGTTTTATCATACATATTGACTAAAGATAACGCTAACACCAAGGATTCAAATTTAAGCaagattttgataatataaaaaccGTAACAACTTCATCTCAATAATTGAATTCATCTCAAAGAAAACTGACTAAAGAATACATGGATCGAAAAATTATCAAACCCATAtactatatatacattttaaaattacaaatgttgcatttttttgcGAGGGCAGATAATGTATTGAACATTCAAATCCGCAATCCTATGGTAGCAATATGTACAATTATTGATATCGAATATTGAATCTGTGCTGCTTCATAAATgctatatttcatttatatatacatttatttgtcaCTTTTATTCACTTTGAATTATTTTCTGAATTGATAACATGTACTTACAGCAGACATGACAGGTACAAGGACCTGAAAAAGAAAAAATTCATTGAattcatttttactaatttgaAACAGTTTATGCTTACAATAATTAGCTCATGACAAAcatgtgagtcgtgttctgaggaaactggacataatgcatgtgcgtaaagtgtcgtcccagattagcctgtgcagtcctcacaggctgatcagggacgacactttccgctttatgacatttttgtttaaatgaagtctcttcttagcaaaaatccgattgaggcggaaagtgtcgtccctgattagcctgtgcacaggctaatctgggacgacactttacgcacatgcattatgcccagttttctcagaacacgactcatatacgTGTCCATTTGCAGTCACAGCCAtcgcgattatttttaaattaacaactcGACATCAATATTAAATATCCAAATAAGCTTTTATTTGTACaattatttgtatacatattaatCGAGCAAATCATCTGACAGATTATCTTTTAAATGTTATCAAAGATTACTTTACACTCACCACCGGTTGTTCTTCAAAGTCATTTTCGCCACGTACTGTAAAGAACACATGAGAAGTGTTTACACATTAGTCATTTGAAGCACCAAACTATGCTTATACTTGTGTCAAAAACAAAGTTTTGTTGATCAAATATAGCGGTCAGAGACACGGATCTTAGAAATGAATGACAAATGATAGCATAATTATTGTTGGATGTTGACATGTTAAATACTGTGTACGTGAATATAAAGTAAATTTTGCAAaactaaaaaattaaataaagtcaTTAAATACAACAGAACGTTTCTTGAGCTCGTGAAACTCTAAGTTCTTAAAACAGTGAATCATTACCGACTGTCGGCCTTTGTATTTGAATATCATACCCGCTTGATGCAATTCTTGTTTACACCTTGATTTCATATGAAATAATTTTAGTGTTCTAtccttatttttgtatttattgtaacAGTGAAAGCCACGCTATCCAAACTTTGCAGGAATGGTGCTGGCTTATTTTGATTTAAGTTACTTTATTAATTGGAGTCATGACTCGTTAAAACATTGCGCAACAGCTCATTTACAGTTAAATTACAAACTTGTCCAGTTTTACATACGACACATTTGACACATACATGTTAGGGTTGATTGGTACGAATGTTAGGAACACACAACAACAACTGTTTAGCGTATTATTGCATTCGAACCTACATGTGTAAATCACATTTTCAACTAgacatatatatctatatatgtgtatatctatATAGAGGCACGCACATGTCAAAAGAAGAACGTTTCATTTCATTAATTAACTTAATTTGTAACAATCATATTAAGCATCAGCAAATCGGTAACAACACTAATTCGCATTGCTACAATTATCCAGAACATAAACAtgcaaaatgaatatttttacgTCGTTACATATAAATGTAGTTGGCTACACATATACTACTACTTATAGtagtgataataataaaaatattaaacataatgcTCCGAtcaaacattgaaaacaatacgtTATTAAGACGGACAGAgtgaataatacatgtacaattaaaagaACGTGTGCCAGGTAACATGTAATTGAAAGGAGACGTGGAATACACCAACATGTTAGTCTGCTACTCTAGGTGCGGATAATGGTTAGCGCTCGTGCAGACGCCAATTGTCACGTGACTAGCGTTTAGAAAACGCTAGCACGTGACCACGTGACATACCGACATTCTAGAGCAACACACAAACATAGATGGGCGACGGCGCGATTCTTCTGCACTTCAAAATCAGTTTACAATTTACCGTCTATCTGTAAAAATAGGCAAATTTTGGTATTTTTCTGACCGATGTATGTTCCGAAGCGCATAACAGCAATTTCCAAACacaaattgttctttttaaaagCAATgtctacatttataatatatggtgCAGTGTGACCGGCCGTCCCCAAGAGAGCTGATGTATTCTCACCCGCTTCCTGTCGCTGCAGCTCCTGTTTGCACACAGGGCAGCACTCGAGGAAGGGAACTATGACGTCACTGGGATCACAATTGAAGTCATAGTTGCACTCCGATTCTACGTCACGACATTTCGCTTTCCCGCCATGACAGAAACATTTATAGCACGGCTTCATTTTGTCGGGCAGATAGAACCCGCCTTCGGCGAGATTCTTGCATCGACTGTCGTCTAGAATGTAACCAATGACGCTCATGATAACGTACAAAATGCAACACCAGTGTTACTTTATTGAAATGTTCTAAGAACGAAACAACTATTTTAAACTTTTGTGAAGCAGACTAAAATGACACGAAGTGAGTGCAGAAAATATAATATAGCTCATTCAAGAATCCTTTTTACCAAAGTAAATATTCTTATCATTTTTTAATAACCCTATGGATTATTCCCACATCGGCTCATGTGAACAAGACAGACCATTCTCAAGCGTTTTAGGAAGAGATATTCATATAAACGTATACAACAAATCATGCATGATTCTGACTGTGCGATAGAAACCTACTtatctttttgacaaaaaaagataaatgaaaaCCGGAAGGAAAATTCTTAACTCTAAGAGGTGCAATGGCGTGTAAAGCTGTAGAGACAAACACACTTTACTTTCGCAAATGGCATAATTAAAAGCTAACTTGCGTATTTTTTGAATCGGTAGAATCACATTCCGTCATCTTTCAATAATTAAAACagtcaaaaaaaacaaaataattttgcatttgttCACTTGCGATAAGTTTTGCCTTTTATAAACACGTGTACCACTCAGTGTTTTTTCAGAGCAGCACACTCCACATACCTTTGATAAATGTTTCTGAACAAACAATTATAAGAAGAGAAAATATCATTAATTATCTGGTTAAAATGGTAAttaatgcggactgcacaggcagaTCAGTTAGGAAGAAAACTTAAGTATCTAACAAGATTTGACCCTGATACTCAAACAACTCTACTTTATATTTACGGATGCAATTCAAAGCGAGAACAAAGAAGCAACTATCGAgagaaacaataaaaaaagcGGAATACAAAACGGGCAACCTGCAGAGCAGTTTGTGACACAGGCACACAGACACACATACTCTTGACTTACCTCCTTCCTGGGCTTGAACAAATCCAAGTAGCGCACAGAGGCACAGCAGTGCCCACTGCACAGTGTCTGGACTCATGGTTCTGTGTGCAACACCTCTCTAGCCCCTCTGCATTTAATTGATGGCAATACAATTGTAATCACACTCAAATAAACGGCCGTCTCGGGGTTCGCAGGTCCCGAGTGCGAGCCTAGGTACCGTTAAGGGCCGTGCTGTCTAGACTGACAACCACGGGTCCTATTCCGGCGCAGTCCAAAGATGAGAAATAGTCTGAATATAGCCGAATCGGCTAATGGCAAAATGTTCTCAGGCAAGATTCAAGCGCACCTGATTGACGGTTGATGCGACCAATCAGAAACGTTGTTACAAAGTTAGTGCCGGTTGGGCTGTAAATCATTCTGATGTATGTGATTCTTTTTCTAAGTTGACCCAGAAAACGGTCTGTTGGTAATTTTCACGAAACAAGATATTTAAAACAGACGCTTTGTTCGTTATGCTCGCGATAAGAGAATTATGTAAAGCTTTCAGATTCAGCAGTTTTTGTAAAAGTTCGCTAGAACTTCTACAGTGTTTGAAGCTAACAGCTTCTTGAATAAGATATATGTATTAGTAGATTCAATAAATTTAATGCAAAATGTAAGAAATTAAAAGGTTAAATAAAAAATCGACTGTTTAAATATAATGTTGTACAAATACGCATTGGTCTTTCAAACATATAAGTTTAAAAGACAGGGGTTGTCTCAAAGtggtattttaaattatattattcgAAGATAAAACGCTCTTCATTTCGGTTTTTTTACCACTTATTGCCGAGCGGGAGGAAAGAATCTTGATAAAAAAGCATTTAAGTGCATACTCATTCTATGAGCA of Dreissena polymorpha isolate Duluth1 chromosome 15, UMN_Dpol_1.0, whole genome shotgun sequence contains these proteins:
- the LOC127861000 gene encoding collagen alpha-1(III) chain-like isoform X1 gives rise to the protein MSPDTVQWALLCLCALLGFVQAQEGDDSRCKNLAEGGFYLPDKMKPCYKCFCHGGKAKCRDVESECNYDFNCDPSDVIVPFLECCPVCKQELQRQEAVRGENDFEEQPVVLVPVMSADEKAGPNWQHGNQFGPQMMSAGVPGPRGPAGSPGQPGPQGFPGPRGETGEPGQSGPAGPRGLPGPIGPPGNDGDEGMTGETGPPGPTGNPGDAGRPGIPGLPGPKGHVGMPGRPGQRGEDGRPGDKGEVGAVGAPGGPGPMGAAGAIGERGRDGSPGAPGLPGTDGKIGERGAPGNIGPPGPPGFPGASGAKGDAGQPGSRGSTGLPGPDGQNGSPGQPGEPGPPGPPGTDGEPGSKGDQGPSGQPGATGFPGPQGPPGLSGTPEPPELKEKLVRMDYPEVTVSQVCVEPQETPANEVFLV
- the LOC127861000 gene encoding collagen alpha-1(III) chain-like isoform X2, with the translated sequence MSPDTVQWALLCLCALLGFVQAQEGVRGENDFEEQPVVLVPVMSADEKAGPNWQHGNQFGPQMMSAGVPGPRGPAGSPGQPGPQGFPGPRGETGEPGQSGPAGPRGLPGPIGPPGNDGDEGMTGETGPPGPTGNPGDAGRPGIPGLPGPKGHVGMPGRPGQRGEDGRPGDKGEVGAVGAPGGPGPMGAAGAIGERGRDGSPGAPGLPGTDGKIGERGAPGNIGPPGPPGFPGASGAKGDAGQPGSRGSTGLPGPDGQNGSPGQPGEPGPPGPPGTDGEPGSKGDQGPSGQPGATGFPGPQGPPGLSGTPEPPELKEKLVRMDYPEVTVSQVCVEPQETPANEVFLV